One genomic segment of Ignavibacteriota bacterium includes these proteins:
- a CDS encoding oligopeptide transporter, OPT family, translating into MEHIPTTSGLPDNAYKELKEGETYRPIMDPNQPQEEVTPYSVVWGLIMAVLFSAAAAYSGLKIGQVFEAAIPIAILAVGISAVTKKKNALGQNIIIQSIGASSGVIVAGAVFTIPALYILDLPASFFQMFAASSLGGFLGVLFLIPFRKYFVKDMHGKLPFPEATATTEILVAGEKGGGQAKVLVISGLIGGVFDFLFSAFGAWAEVISTRMFDWGATVADKLKIVAKINSSSMIFGLGYIVGLKYSTIIAAGSFLAWYVLIPLVYEIGHGLTTPLGATATKLIADMSAEEIFRAYVRQIGIGGIAMAGIIGIIRSRKIIGGALSLAVKEIGKGTSHQETTVRWQTDMKMLHVIVGLVLTAVLAFAFFAGNVVDDPMHAVGGLLIVVVVSFLFTTVAANAIAITGNNPVSGMTLMTLILSSFILVRMGLSGNTGMLSALLIGGVVCTALSVAGGFVTDLKVGYWLGTTPKKQETWKFLGILVSAASTALVIFILNDAFGFKDSKQLPAPQANAMAAIIQPLMSNVPAPWVLYLVGAMISLILVTIGISPLAFALGMYLPQDLNTPLIIGGLLAWFVTTRTKNEKLNNARFSRGTLIASGFIAGGSLFGVLNAIVHFVDKDWNDKYFNAHWAESQGGEILGLVMFLLLFGYALWDTMRAKEE; encoded by the coding sequence ATGGAACACATTCCAACTACAAGCGGTCTTCCCGACAACGCGTACAAAGAACTCAAAGAAGGCGAAACCTATCGCCCCATCATGGACCCGAACCAACCACAGGAGGAAGTAACACCATACTCCGTTGTGTGGGGATTAATCATGGCGGTACTTTTCTCCGCCGCCGCCGCATACTCCGGTCTGAAAATCGGGCAGGTGTTTGAAGCGGCAATCCCGATTGCAATTCTTGCCGTCGGAATCTCGGCAGTCACAAAAAAGAAAAACGCACTTGGACAAAACATCATCATCCAATCCATCGGCGCAAGTTCGGGAGTGATTGTTGCGGGAGCGGTTTTCACTATTCCCGCTCTTTACATTCTTGATTTACCTGCAAGTTTCTTTCAGATGTTTGCGGCTTCTTCTCTAGGCGGATTTCTTGGCGTCTTATTCCTCATTCCGTTCAGAAAATATTTTGTCAAAGATATGCACGGCAAGTTGCCGTTCCCCGAAGCGACAGCGACAACGGAAATTCTTGTCGCCGGTGAAAAAGGGGGCGGCCAGGCTAAAGTACTTGTCATCAGCGGATTGATTGGCGGCGTGTTTGATTTTCTCTTCAGCGCATTCGGTGCATGGGCTGAAGTCATTTCAACCAGAATGTTCGACTGGGGAGCGACTGTTGCAGACAAATTAAAAATCGTTGCAAAAATCAATTCCTCCTCGATGATTTTCGGACTCGGTTACATCGTCGGGTTGAAATACTCGACGATTATTGCCGCAGGTTCGTTCCTCGCGTGGTATGTTCTCATTCCTCTTGTGTATGAAATCGGACACGGATTGACAACTCCGCTTGGTGCGACAGCGACAAAACTGATTGCCGATATGAGTGCAGAAGAAATTTTCCGTGCGTATGTCCGGCAAATCGGCATCGGCGGAATTGCGATGGCGGGAATTATCGGCATTATCCGCTCACGAAAAATAATCGGTGGTGCGCTCTCTCTCGCCGTAAAAGAAATCGGGAAAGGAACATCGCATCAGGAAACCACCGTGCGATGGCAGACCGATATGAAAATGCTTCACGTAATTGTGGGGTTGGTCCTTACCGCCGTTCTCGCATTTGCATTTTTTGCAGGCAATGTTGTTGACGACCCGATGCATGCTGTCGGCGGATTGCTTATCGTTGTGGTCGTCTCATTTCTTTTTACCACCGTCGCGGCAAACGCTATCGCCATCACCGGCAACAATCCTGTTTCAGGAATGACATTGATGACGCTGATACTTTCTTCTTTCATTCTTGTCCGAATGGGATTGAGCGGCAACACCGGTATGTTAAGTGCGCTTCTTATCGGCGGAGTTGTTTGTACCGCGCTATCGGTTGCGGGCGGTTTCGTCACCGATTTGAAAGTCGGCTATTGGCTCGGCACAACGCCAAAGAAACAGGAGACATGGAAATTTCTCGGCATCCTCGTTTCCGCCGCTTCCACTGCTCTGGTGATTTTTATTTTAAATGATGCGTTCGGCTTCAAAGATTCGAAGCAACTTCCCGCGCCGCAGGCAAACGCGATGGCGGCAATCATTCAGCCCTTGATGTCGAATGTTCCCGCTCCGTGGGTGTTGTATCTCGTCGGCGCGATGATTTCCCTCATCCTTGTTACGATTGGAATCTCACCTCTCGCATTTGCACTCGGCATGTATCTCCCGCAAGATTTGAACACACCACTCATCATCGGTGGGTTACTTGCGTGGTTTGTTACAACAAGAACAAAGAACGAAAAATTGAACAACGCTCGTTTCTCCCGTGGCACGCTCATCGCTTCCGGCTTCATCGCAGGCGGTTCACTCTTTGGCGTTCTCAACGCCATCGTCCACTTTGTTGATAAAGACTGGAACGACAAATACTTCAACGCTCACTGGGCAGAATCACAGGGCGGCGAAATACTCGGATTGGTGATGTTCCTGCTATTGTTTGGATATGCGTTGTGGGATACGATGAGAGCGAAAGAGGAATAA
- the aroF gene encoding 3-deoxy-7-phosphoheptulonate synthase encodes MIVVMKSGAKKSDVQNVLKLIKRLKLKPHLSAGIERTIIGIIGDERLFKKEQFSMLPGVENVIPVLKPYKLASRDFKKENSIIDVAGVKIGGDALVVIAGPCSVETKEQLLRTAKLVKKAGAHLMRGGAYKPRTSPYAFQGLGKEGLKYLAAARRETGLGIVTEVMESQDVELVAEYADMLQVGARNMQNTKLLRSLGKIRKPVLLKRNFSATLSEFLMSAEYILAGGNEQVVLCERGIRTFVEYTRNTFDLNVIPVVKQLSHLPILADPSHATGRQDIVIPMSRAAVAAGADGLIVEVHTNPAQAFSDGDQSLTPQMFGEMMKEVKAVANAIGRTLS; translated from the coding sequence ATGATAGTTGTCATGAAATCCGGCGCAAAAAAGTCGGACGTACAGAATGTTCTCAAACTTATTAAACGCTTAAAACTCAAGCCGCATCTTTCCGCCGGCATTGAGCGAACGATTATCGGCATCATCGGCGATGAGCGGTTGTTCAAGAAAGAACAGTTCTCGATGTTGCCGGGAGTTGAAAATGTTATTCCCGTTCTCAAGCCGTACAAACTTGCAAGCAGGGATTTCAAAAAAGAAAACTCAATCATAGACGTTGCCGGAGTGAAAATCGGAGGCGATGCACTTGTCGTGATTGCTGGACCATGTTCCGTCGAAACGAAAGAACAATTGTTGAGAACCGCTAAGTTGGTGAAGAAAGCCGGAGCGCATCTGATGCGGGGCGGAGCGTACAAACCGCGCACAAGTCCGTATGCATTTCAGGGTTTGGGAAAAGAGGGATTGAAATATCTTGCCGCGGCACGAAGAGAAACCGGACTCGGCATTGTTACGGAAGTGATGGAATCTCAGGATGTCGAATTGGTTGCCGAGTACGCTGACATGTTACAGGTTGGGGCGCGCAACATGCAAAACACAAAACTTCTCCGTTCGCTCGGAAAAATCCGCAAGCCGGTTTTATTGAAACGAAATTTTTCTGCCACGCTCAGCGAGTTCCTCATGAGTGCGGAATACATTCTTGCCGGCGGCAACGAACAGGTTGTTCTGTGCGAGCGCGGCATTAGAACGTTTGTTGAATACACACGCAACACGTTCGATTTAAATGTTATTCCTGTCGTCAAACAACTTTCCCACTTGCCGATTCTTGCCGATCCAAGTCATGCAACCGGCAGACAGGACATCGTTATCCCGATGAGCCGCGCGGCGGTTGCCGCGGGTGCGGATGGATTGATTGTCGAAGTCCACACAAATCCTGCACAGGCATTTTCCGATGGCGACCAATCGCTCACGCCGCAAATGTTTGGCGAGATGATGAAGGAAGTGAAAGCGGTCGCTAACGCAATCGGGCGAACTCTTTCTTAG
- a CDS encoding DUF5615 family PIN-like protein: MKLLLDECLNWRLKRELMPHESFTVQDMGWEGKVNGELLSLASSNGFQAFITIDKRLQFQQTIKRYSLAVLVLDTPFNRLEYVRPLVPSVLTKLQEVVPGEVYTIS; the protein is encoded by the coding sequence ATGAAGTTGTTGCTTGATGAATGTTTGAACTGGAGATTGAAACGTGAACTGATGCCTCATGAATCTTTTACGGTTCAGGATATGGGGTGGGAAGGCAAAGTGAACGGAGAACTGCTTTCGCTGGCTTCAAGCAATGGATTCCAAGCCTTCATTACAATAGACAAGAGACTTCAGTTTCAACAAACTATCAAAAGGTATTCTCTTGCTGTGCTTGTTCTTGATACCCCGTTTAACCGTTTAGAGTATGTACGTCCTTTGGTTCCATCTGTTCTTACCAAACTTCAAGAAGTTGTCCCGGGAGAAGTGTACACAATTTCTTGA
- a CDS encoding 6-phosphofructokinase codes for MLERITDITSLTSERTFILDSLKKKGELNTEVHFIDKKTFLSNRLNERILGLYRKFDSKKVLIADTELIENFRKKNKIIPSFYEAGPRSKLLFDPQTVRVAIVTTGGLAPGLHCVIHSIVKRHRDTYGAAQGKIFGVYNSFRGLCDMASNTIELDSTITEEWLDQGGSKLGIVRYYHNTEGSEHQGKKVIEVLASEITKNLESNRIDILYIIGGDGSLKTAHEIAIRNPKRSIIGIPKTMDNDVLWVWQSFGFDTAVEQATRVINTLRSEAEATRRICLIELFGAESGFVAANSTLASGHVDAVLIPEVFKALDNKQVKKYLDDIIEHIEKRVGDEDLNHHNPHALIVVAEGVGTILENNNVKIDGKRVTKKNFLNSFQLYIEKKVKDAHGSYMPVFPNQPRHNIRAVPANAHDQIYCERLGALAVDNALAGYTDCMISLWLTEFVLVPLTLVQLGKKSVPIKGMFWKQVVNSTGQPLSAAE; via the coding sequence ATGCTTGAAAGAATTACTGATATTACATCGTTGACAAGTGAACGAACTTTTATTCTAGATTCATTAAAGAAGAAAGGTGAACTCAATACTGAAGTTCATTTTATTGATAAAAAGACGTTTTTATCCAATAGACTGAATGAAAGAATTCTAGGATTATATCGTAAGTTTGATTCTAAAAAAGTGCTTATTGCCGACACTGAATTAATTGAAAATTTTAGAAAGAAAAATAAAATAATCCCGTCTTTTTATGAAGCAGGTCCCCGGTCTAAATTGCTTTTTGACCCCCAAACCGTACGTGTTGCAATCGTAACAACCGGTGGATTAGCTCCAGGTTTACATTGCGTAATTCATAGTATTGTTAAACGACATAGAGATACATATGGAGCGGCTCAAGGAAAAATCTTTGGAGTATATAACAGTTTTCGTGGTTTATGCGATATGGCTTCCAATACTATCGAATTGGACAGTACAATAACAGAAGAATGGTTAGATCAAGGGGGTTCAAAATTAGGCATTGTGAGATACTACCACAATACCGAAGGGAGTGAACATCAAGGAAAAAAGGTAATAGAGGTTCTCGCTTCTGAAATAACAAAAAATTTAGAATCGAATAGAATTGATATCCTGTATATTATAGGTGGAGATGGTTCCTTGAAAACTGCACATGAAATCGCAATAAGAAATCCTAAGAGGAGTATTATCGGTATTCCCAAAACAATGGATAACGATGTATTATGGGTCTGGCAATCATTTGGATTCGATACAGCGGTAGAACAAGCAACTAGAGTTATTAATACTTTAAGGAGTGAGGCAGAGGCAACGCGCAGAATTTGCTTAATAGAGTTATTTGGTGCCGAATCCGGATTTGTCGCAGCTAATTCTACATTAGCAAGTGGTCACGTGGATGCTGTATTAATTCCTGAGGTTTTTAAAGCACTTGATAATAAACAAGTAAAAAAATATTTAGATGATATTATTGAACATATTGAAAAACGAGTAGGAGATGAGGATTTAAATCATCACAATCCTCACGCACTAATTGTTGTAGCAGAAGGGGTAGGTACGATACTAGAAAACAATAATGTCAAGATAGATGGGAAACGAGTAACAAAGAAGAACTTTCTCAATTCATTTCAATTGTATATAGAGAAAAAAGTTAAAGATGCCCATGGTTCTTACATGCCCGTATTTCCGAATCAACCAAGACATAATATTCGCGCCGTACCTGCAAATGCACATGATCAAATTTACTGTGAGCGATTAGGTGCGTTAGCCGTAGATAATGCATTAGCAGGATATACTGATTGTATGATTTCTCTTTGGTTAACAGAATTCGTTTTGGTACCATTAACTCTTGTACAGCTTGGAAAAAAAAGTGTTCCAATCAAAGGAATGTTTTGGAAACAAGTAGTTAATAGTACGGGGCAACCTCTTTCAGCCGCAGAATGA
- a CDS encoding ATP-binding protein produces the protein MKKDYKRTVFHTLHTRLSEKRKFIQVLSGPRQCGKTTLARQVIESLKYPAHYASADDPSPHNTIWIEQQWEIARMKAKAVGSILVLDEIQKVHSWSETVKKLWDEDSAKKIPLKILLLGSAPLLIQKGLSESLAGRFEIIPLTHWSFKEMHDAFGWTLEEYIYFGGYPGTADLISDHSRWSNYVRDALIETTISRDILLLTRVDKPALLRQLFHLGCAYSGQIVSYQKMLGQLHDAGNTTTLAHYLQLLHASGMLTGLQKVTTSAIRQRASSPKFQVLNTALISAQFYNSLEDLLRQRNIWGRLVESCVGAHLLNSTVGTKIQVMYWREGTSEVDFVLVDGKKLTAIEVKSGAEKGVIQGMQVFAKLFPQCKKLLVGGDGIPVREFLETRLHDWLT, from the coding sequence ATGAAAAAAGATTACAAACGAACTGTCTTTCATACGCTTCATACACGGCTTTCGGAAAAGCGAAAATTTATCCAAGTCCTTTCCGGTCCACGACAATGTGGTAAAACTACTCTTGCCCGTCAAGTTATCGAATCACTAAAGTACCCTGCTCACTATGCATCTGCGGACGATCCTTCGCCGCACAATACAATATGGATTGAGCAACAATGGGAGATTGCACGTATGAAAGCGAAAGCTGTTGGCAGTATTCTCGTTCTTGATGAGATACAAAAAGTCCACTCGTGGTCGGAAACAGTGAAGAAACTGTGGGATGAAGATAGTGCAAAAAAAATCCCTTTGAAAATTTTGCTCTTAGGTTCGGCTCCTCTCTTAATTCAAAAGGGACTTTCGGAAAGTTTGGCGGGACGTTTTGAAATAATTCCATTGACGCACTGGTCGTTTAAGGAAATGCATGATGCGTTTGGTTGGACGTTGGAAGAATACATTTACTTTGGCGGTTACCCCGGTACTGCCGATTTGATTAGCGACCATTCACGGTGGTCAAACTATGTTCGCGATGCGCTCATTGAAACAACAATCTCCCGTGATATTCTCTTGCTTACAAGAGTTGACAAACCAGCGCTCTTGCGACAGTTGTTTCATCTTGGCTGTGCATATTCCGGGCAGATTGTATCATATCAGAAAATGCTTGGACAACTTCATGACGCAGGGAATACCACAACGTTAGCGCATTATCTTCAACTTCTCCATGCGTCGGGGATGTTAACGGGGTTGCAGAAAGTGACAACATCGGCAATCCGGCAACGGGCATCAAGTCCAAAATTCCAAGTCCTGAATACCGCTTTAATCTCTGCTCAGTTTTACAACTCGTTGGAGGATTTGCTACGGCAACGAAATATTTGGGGTAGATTGGTTGAGTCGTGTGTGGGAGCGCATTTACTAAATAGTACAGTAGGTACAAAAATACAGGTAATGTATTGGCGTGAAGGTACGAGTGAAGTTGATTTTGTTCTAGTTGACGGGAAGAAACTTACCGCTATAGAAGTGAAAAGCGGAGCAGAAAAAGGAGTGATTCAAGGAATGCAGGTATTTGCAAAATTATTTCCACAGTGTAAGAAGTTGCTTGTGGGAGGGGATGGAATACCTGTCCGGGAATTTCTCGAGACTCGCTTGCATGACTGGTTGACTTAA
- a CDS encoding nucleoid-associated protein yields MPFGFNNLLIKRIIVHEVYQRSDNRDIVPPKYSTEFTTLDIKGIATLQERIINALGNESYSLEMQINGTNPESVFDVSTKLIASADNDFKEISKKLPLKLAQAQTSRIIPGGVVVVFDGTIGSNNKRFLGIIKAEIHSGFNIIEDDNVLSLEFLSDLLLTPQQKLYKIALFIENNSPQNGSILPENYLVFVYDHNMTKSETQQAAQYFYETFLGCTFSPSDKKLTSDFYHYTKEFFETLNIPEDTKLDLETGLYTYLKVSQNNLISVTEFADEYLEPEQKDNYSEFMFDKGLPDRQINKDITYIMYKLRRRNIKFTSDVKISSPSDNFEDLVHIISKTEDDRTIVSIKGTIKKVD; encoded by the coding sequence ATGCCATTTGGATTCAATAATCTTCTAATTAAACGAATAATTGTCCATGAGGTTTATCAAAGATCTGATAATCGTGATATTGTTCCACCGAAATATAGCACAGAGTTTACCACGCTTGATATCAAGGGAATTGCTACGTTGCAAGAGCGTATTATTAATGCTTTAGGCAATGAATCGTATAGTCTGGAGATGCAAATTAATGGAACTAATCCAGAAAGTGTATTTGATGTTAGTACAAAATTAATAGCTTCTGCTGACAACGACTTTAAGGAAATATCAAAAAAGTTGCCTCTAAAGTTAGCACAAGCACAAACTTCGCGAATTATTCCCGGTGGAGTAGTGGTAGTTTTCGATGGAACTATTGGATCAAATAACAAAAGATTTTTAGGAATAATAAAAGCTGAAATACATAGTGGGTTTAATATTATCGAAGATGACAATGTTCTATCGTTAGAATTTTTATCCGATCTTCTATTAACGCCACAACAAAAATTATATAAAATTGCTCTCTTTATTGAGAATAATTCTCCACAAAATGGTTCAATCTTACCGGAAAATTATTTGGTTTTTGTCTACGACCATAACATGACCAAATCTGAAACGCAGCAGGCCGCACAATATTTTTATGAAACATTTTTGGGGTGTACGTTTTCACCTTCTGACAAAAAACTTACAAGTGATTTCTATCATTATACAAAGGAGTTTTTTGAAACACTCAATATTCCCGAGGATACCAAATTAGATTTGGAAACAGGTCTTTATACATATTTAAAAGTCTCACAAAATAATCTTATTTCAGTCACAGAATTTGCTGATGAATATCTTGAGCCAGAACAAAAAGATAATTATTCGGAATTTATGTTTGACAAAGGATTACCTGACAGACAAATAAATAAGGATATAACATACATTATGTATAAACTACGACGGAGAAATATTAAATTTACGTCAGATGTAAAAATATCATCTCCATCAGATAATTTTGAAGATTTAGTTCATATTATTTCAAAGACTGAAGATGACAGAACTATCGTTTCAATTAAAGGTACTATAAAGAAAGTGGACTAA
- a CDS encoding response regulator transcription factor produces MENNKATKNITNELFFSPKTIDTHRHNICTKLEITGTNALLRFALEHREKL; encoded by the coding sequence TTGGAAAATAACAAAGCAACAAAAAATATCACAAACGAATTATTCTTCAGCCCGAAAACGATTGATACGCACCGACACAACATTTGCACGAAATTAGAAATCACGGGAACGAACGCGCTTCTTAGGTTTGCGCTGGAACATCGGGAGAAATTGTAA
- a CDS encoding DUF433 domain-containing protein, whose product MNTSVISISPDILSGMPVFRGTRVPIKTLFDYLECSDTIDNFLLDFPTVKREQVIELLETAEHSLVSEEYNEVVA is encoded by the coding sequence ATGAATACATCCGTTATCTCCATTTCGCCCGACATCCTCAGTGGAATGCCGGTCTTTCGAGGAACACGAGTTCCCATCAAAACACTCTTCGATTATCTTGAGTGTAGCGACACAATAGACAATTTTTTGTTAGACTTCCCTACCGTAAAACGAGAACAGGTTATCGAACTGCTTGAAACTGCTGAACATTCTTTGGTTAGTGAAGAGTATAATGAAGTTGTTGCTTGA
- the aroF gene encoding 3-deoxy-7-phosphoheptulonate synthase, protein MVIVMSSKATEADVQVVTEHVEALGLKAHPIFGVERIVIGVIGDERLIQKDQLSLIPHVETVIPILKPYKLASRELKQEDSIIDVAGVKIGGREMVVIAGPCSVENEEQLLQTAHSVKNAGAKLLRGGAYKPRTSPYVFQGLGEEGLKLLMKAKEETGLGIVTEVMETADVELVAEYADLLQVGARNMQNTRLLRSLGKIQKPVLLKRNFSATLNEFLMSAEYILSGGNEKVILCERGIRTFVEYTRNTLDLNVVPAVKQLSHLPIIVDPSHGTGRHDLIIPMSRAAIAAGADGLIIEVHPNPAVAFSDGEQSLTLEVFQELMKEVSLISKAMGRIGQSQ, encoded by the coding sequence ATGGTTATTGTTATGTCATCAAAAGCAACGGAAGCGGATGTGCAGGTCGTGACCGAGCATGTGGAAGCGCTCGGATTGAAAGCGCATCCGATTTTTGGCGTCGAGCGAATCGTCATCGGCGTGATTGGCGATGAACGACTGATTCAGAAAGACCAACTCTCGCTCATCCCGCATGTTGAAACCGTCATCCCGATTCTCAAGCCATACAAACTCGCAAGCCGTGAGTTGAAACAGGAAGACTCAATTATTGATGTCGCCGGAGTGAAAATCGGAGGGAGGGAAATGGTTGTTATTGCCGGACCGTGCTCAGTGGAAAATGAAGAACAACTCCTTCAAACAGCACACTCGGTGAAAAATGCGGGAGCGAAGCTGTTACGCGGCGGCGCGTACAAACCTCGCACAAGTCCCTATGTGTTTCAAGGCTTGGGTGAAGAGGGATTGAAGTTGCTGATGAAAGCGAAAGAAGAAACCGGGTTGGGAATAGTGACGGAAGTTATGGAGACGGCGGATGTTGAATTAGTCGCTGAGTACGCTGACCTGCTTCAGGTTGGCGCACGGAACATGCAGAACACGCGCTTACTTCGTTCGCTCGGAAAAATACAGAAGCCGGTTCTTCTCAAACGAAATTTCTCAGCGACGCTGAATGAATTTCTGATGAGCGCGGAATACATTCTCTCCGGCGGAAATGAGAAAGTAATTTTATGTGAACGCGGCATAAGAACGTTTGTCGAATACACACGCAACACACTCGATCTGAATGTCGTACCGGCAGTAAAGCAACTCTCTCATTTACCCATCATTGTTGACCCGAGTCATGGAACAGGACGCCATGATTTAATTATCCCGATGAGTCGCGCCGCAATCGCCGCCGGCGCCGATGGGTTGATTATTGAAGTCCACCCCAATCCCGCTGTTGCCTTCTCCGATGGCGAGCAATCACTTACTCTCGAAGTATTTCAAGAACTGATGAAAGAAGTCAGTCTCATCTCCAAAGCAATGGGACGAATCGGTCAATCACAGTAA
- a CDS encoding FAD-binding protein, with protein MQASVLKKLKELLGSENVFDSPEAQLAYSYDSTTGLASLPLAAVRPSSAEQISQIVRLANEEHFPIVARGSGTGLSGGAIPLNNAIVVLTNHWNKIVEVDEENLTVTVQPGVITGQLHQAVEKLGLMYPPDPGSSTICTIGGNIAENAGGLRGLKYGVTKNYVLGLEVVLPNGDIMFTGGKMVKDVAGYNLKDVLVGSEGTLGIFTKILLRLIPKPETSKTMLAFFPTMDDAAKTVSAIIAAKVTPAMLEFLDNTTIRCVEDYAHLGLPVESAAMLLVEVDGRSVVIEEDALRVTEICKKHNATSVKVSANEQESIKLKAARRSAFTSLARVKPTTIMEDVGVPRSRIPELVEHINNVSRKYDVMIGNFGHAGDGNLHPNYLTDSRDKEAFARAEKAVIEVEEGAINLGGTITGEHGVGLYKKRLLEKMVGSPSVQMMRTLKQMMDPNNIMNPGKIFDLKPKCEGKLPREREEIKKFEEVAWM; from the coding sequence ATGCAAGCATCGGTCCTCAAAAAACTCAAAGAACTTCTCGGTTCGGAGAATGTTTTTGATTCACCCGAAGCGCAACTTGCGTATTCGTATGACTCGACCACCGGATTAGCCTCGCTTCCCCTCGCGGCTGTCCGACCATCTTCCGCTGAACAGATTTCACAAATTGTACGACTTGCAAACGAGGAACATTTTCCAATCGTTGCACGCGGCTCGGGGACAGGATTAAGCGGCGGAGCGATTCCGCTGAATAATGCAATCGTCGTTCTCACCAATCACTGGAACAAGATTGTTGAGGTTGATGAAGAAAATCTGACGGTGACAGTTCAACCGGGAGTTATTACAGGACAACTTCATCAGGCAGTAGAAAAACTTGGATTGATGTATCCGCCCGACCCTGGAAGTTCGACGATTTGTACCATCGGTGGCAACATTGCTGAAAATGCGGGCGGCTTGCGCGGATTGAAATACGGCGTCACAAAAAATTATGTACTGGGGTTGGAAGTTGTTCTGCCGAACGGAGACATTATGTTCACCGGAGGAAAGATGGTGAAGGATGTCGCTGGCTACAATCTCAAAGATGTCCTTGTCGGTTCGGAAGGAACGCTCGGTATCTTCACAAAAATTCTTCTTCGACTTATTCCCAAACCTGAAACTTCAAAAACTATGCTTGCATTTTTCCCGACAATGGATGATGCGGCGAAAACCGTTTCCGCAATCATCGCGGCGAAAGTTACTCCCGCGATGCTGGAGTTTCTCGACAACACCACGATTCGATGCGTGGAAGATTATGCGCATCTCGGCTTACCGGTTGAATCGGCGGCGATGTTGTTGGTTGAAGTGGACGGGCGGAGTGTGGTGATTGAGGAAGACGCACTTCGAGTGACGGAAATTTGTAAGAAGCATAACGCTACGTCGGTAAAAGTCTCTGCCAATGAGCAGGAATCTATCAAATTGAAAGCGGCGCGGCGTTCCGCATTTACATCGCTTGCACGGGTGAAACCGACGACAATTATGGAAGATGTCGGAGTTCCCCGCTCTCGCATTCCCGAACTTGTTGAACATATCAATAATGTTTCGCGAAAGTATGACGTAATGATTGGAAACTTCGGTCACGCAGGAGACGGGAATCTTCATCCGAATTATCTCACCGATTCGCGGGATAAAGAAGCGTTCGCCCGCGCAGAAAAAGCGGTGATTGAAGTAGAAGAAGGAGCCATCAATCTTGGCGGGACAATCACCGGCGAGCATGGAGTCGGTTTATACAAAAAGCGATTACTTGAAAAAATGGTTGGTTCTCCCTCTGTTCAAATGATGAGAACACTCAAGCAGATGATGGACCCGAACAACATCATGAACCCGGGAAAAATCTTCGACCTGAAACCGAAGTGCGAAGGGAAACTTCCGAGAGAGCGGGAGGAGATTAAGAAGTTTGAGGAAGTTGCGTGGATGTAA